ACGAATCTCCAAGCGAGACATAAAGGTAGGAGCCTCTTCCCGGTTGAACATCATACAGAAGCAAGTAGTAGCTCCAGGCAAATGCAGGTGAGTGATGTGACACTGATCTACTCTGGAGTCGCTGATAACTTTGTCACCGTTAAGTTTGTAGAGAAATTTGCTGTCCCCCTAGTAGGTTGTCCAGCCTTTTAGGGTTCACGTGTGTCTGAATGTACGAAGTTCCCTTCCACTTACATCACAGCAATGGACTTCATTAAGCAACATTTTGGAATACTGGTCAACGACTAGTACACCTCTGTGATGGGGACAGGTCGGTTATGAAATCCATACTGATGCGTGAAACATTGTCTTTGTGGCACTGCAAAGACTCCAAGGTCCCGGCTGGCATCAACATAGGGGTCTTCACTTGATTGCATATGTGACATGCAAGCACATAGTCCTGGACATCTACCAATGAGGGCCACCAAAACTTGCGGTTGATGAGGTTCAAAGTCTGGGTTATTTCCAGGTCACCAGAACAGAAGGAAGTGTGAACCCAGATCCTCAATATAAATTATCAGGAACTGATAATGCCACAGAACACTTTGTTAATGAATGACTGAAAAATGACTGCCGCATTATCTAATCCATAAGGCATCACCAGGTACTCgtagtgccccctagtggttaCGAACACAGTTTACAGTCATCCCCTTCTCTTATATGGATGAGATTGTAGGCACTTCCCAAGTCCAATTTCATGAAAATGGTGGCCTCTCCAATTTGCTCCAGATCTGTCGGGATCAGTGGTAATAGATATCTGAACTTCACGGTAATATTATTCAAGACTCAATCATCTATGCAAGGATGTAGACCCCCATCATTCTCAACAAAAAACCTTAAGGCTGCTAGAGAGTTAGAGGGCCTGATTATGCCTATAGTGAGGGAATCGTGTTTCTACAGCCAGGGAAGTCCTAAAATCACAGGGTCACAAGGAGAAGGTAACTGGATGTTTTCGCAACGGAGGACTGCAGTATACATGGTGATGGGTTGTGTCTGGTGAGGAACCAGGCTGTCCCCTAATGGCTTGCCGTCAAACCCCCGCACTGATAGAGGTTTGGTTAATCGGGGCTAAGGGGACCTCTAGTTTACCAGAATAGTTAATTGACGTTGCCATACAATGGTTATTGAGGATATTCTCACCCAAGTAGATCATGGACTGAAGCCTGGTGGTGGACGAGCTAGACCGGCGGCCCGGAGATGGTCGGCTCGTCCACAGTATAGGCAAAGTCATTGTCGTTCCTCTGGGCTCAGGGATTGCCTGCATGGGTTCCAGTCTTTCCTCTCCAGGGCTTGGCATCCGAGCTCCAGCCATAGCAGAAGCTTGGACAGGTCTCCGCTGTTCCCATTCACCCCCCCTGCAGGCAAGCTTGGTTGGTACATGAGAATTTAGCCCCATACGGTAAGCATTGAGCAGGACAAACTCATTTCATCCACTTCCAGTGGCCATGCTACCTAACACTAAGGCAGAATTGGAAGTGAGGTGATTACCTTGTCTTATCCAGTATCAGCATTCACCGGCATCCTTCCCTAGGAGGGGTGATTGAGCCCCCGCTTTGGAGCCTCTAACAAGCTGGTGTCACAGTGACATACAGGGTTATTTTGATGTGACAATTTCCAAAGGTAACAGAGACATAATAAATTGCATCTTACGTTACATAATTTGGATGTTATCAGAATAGTGATCCAAATACACAGCACATTGCATCAAGAAGCCATTACAGCAATCAGGGTGTCCATCAAACTTATCGGGCAAAGGGAAAAGAGTTACTGGAGAGGTAGAAGACACAGAAGCTGCCACGGTGGCTTGGCTTGATGCAGGAAGGTGGGGCAGACCCTCACTAAATAAATGAACCAAATCATTTATCTGTTCCTCTTGCTGTGCCAGCCttctttccacctctgctggaTCCATGAACAAGGCAAAGTATTCTGTAATGATGAGGATCCACGTGCAGAGTAGAAGGTGGGTTAATTAGATTAGAAGACAGGAGTTGTGGTTGAGCACAGGCTCAAAGATCTCGAACAATCCAATAGCAAAATGGAGGGACAGGCTCAACGTCGGTAATACGAAGGCAATCCACGAGGCAACCAGAACCAGAGAGACACAAAGGCAAGAATCGAAAATGCAGACCACGGAAACTACAGGTCATGAGCGAGAATACAAGCATGGTCATCCATAACACTCTGTATGCTACAAAACACTCAAGCATGTAATAATGTTCCAATCCGCACTTAAAAATATAGTCCCAATAAGGACTGAACGTCTGGTCAGACTGTTCACTGGAAGTGGCAAGTCTGTTAGGTTACCATAGAAGCCGTCAACAGACACTTGTATTATGAAAACCAAGGAGTTATGCTGATAAGAATGACTGCATATTTATGATTAAAAAGGCACACAAGTTATTATATGaacatatttaataaaacattaaaacaccataatataaaaatgttattagGCTGCTGGAACTGTCTGTGCAGTTGCAGGAAAACACCCGCATGACATCTCTGGACTAATAAGAAAACAGTATGTACCAAAGCcagggttaatgtaaatgtagCGATTGGGCAGGATCACTCGTGGCTGTTCATAACTCCGGGAAGACAATCAGTAAAGGCTGGGTTGTTCAGGAGAAGCTGGGTGTGGTTGCAGTTGATCTGGTGTGAGGGCGTGACACCTCATTTATGTTCATCTTCTTGGGACAAATTAAATCATCTTTCCAACATCATTAAAATTACCAgcatgaaaaatataaaatgaaaaatcatgGATCTGCAAGCACTGAAGACTATTACCACAGAACTGAATTAACTTTTCCTTCACTAACTAAGGAGTTTTATTGTATCTGTATTGTACATTCAGACAGGGGTGCCCCTAGAGCAAGAGTGACCAATCTTATTTTTGCAATAACCTTTAGATCAGCAGTTAAAATCCAGGTGTGAGGATTCTTCAATCTATCAGTCgactaattagtaatctaattagggagatGCAGAgcaaacccacatacacagcggccctttctggacaagcttggccacccctgccctagagaTTTTGACCACCATGCATTGGAGGTTCTAGACCATTTCACCCGAGGGGCCAGACTGGGGCAATTtgttctgttgggggggggggacaggtgcatttgaccttaatgtcctccaagtattATTTACATtagattgccagcattaagaagcaaaagtcAGTTTTGAACCAATGAGTTATTTATGTAAtgctttgcagttacattttacagtttttacagaTATGTAACTCACATTTCGTTAgactgtcttgcttccacaagttaattctttttttcctgtcatTATCTTCGCTTTTCACTAGCTTAAGCCATTCCACCACCCAGCACAGCCGGGCTTACATTTGTGTTCCCAGcgcacatatataaatgtaaataataataatggtaataataataatacatttatttcggACCCAAGTACCAAACGTTTTTAGTGGGACCTCAGGGGGGAGCATGCATGTTGACCCCCCAGAACCACCATAAATGCATGGAGCCCCCAAACCaaaccaatccaattatgttccacaTTGTAGGGTCCCATTTTAGGGTCCCCCTACTGCGGACCGTTCACCAGTAATCGAGGGCTTCCCACCTGGCAGCTGTGAGGAGCGGCAGCAGGCTCTGTAGCGGAGCCTAAAGGGCTCTTTGTTCTATGATCCCGTTATCTGCTGTCGTTCATTGGCTCGAATTAATTAATGGATAATGCATACATAATAGAGCTGTCACGATTACTCGAATTAAATTGACCATGTGTGGGGCTGAGTGTGCACCCTGCAATGTGTGGTTGGTACCTGCCTTGCGCAAAGTGcaacattatattatattttttataaagcaAAAGTGTAAAAACGAACAACAACACAAGGGTTAACGTACCTGTGCTGTTTGGGATAGTCCccgctcccctccccccccaaaaaaaaatatacacaatCACATTCCTGTATcagttaagtgttttgaaaacgGATCTCTTTCACATTTCACTTAACCTTCTGCCTGTTCCTTTTTTTCCTAAATTGCCGAAGCCTGCTCGCCTCGCGAtactctttttttcccctcgcGAGGTATGTTGAGGTTTAGCCAGTACTGCCAGTATGACGCAGCATTAAATATGAAGGCTAAAAATACAGTTAATTGGTAGATATCAAATCGCAACACTCGTAGAGTAACTAATATAATTCGCCTCACCTAAAAcccacattttttttaataaaaaaaaatacggaTACAATTCATTAAATTGGCCTACCCTTGCCAAATGCACAGTTACAAATCATGGAAAACTGTCAAATACCATTTGTCATAgctgcatatttttggactatgggaggAAACAGGCAAGACATGAGAAGAACATGCATACTCTGCACACAGGGTGTAACCCCATAACCCTGGAGGTGTAAGGTGACGGTGCTACCCAGTGGCACCCATGATTATAATCAAATGGTATGCATTTCATTTTACCCAaactaaaaattaagcttaaacCAGAAATTTAGCAAATATGCTCAGAATAGGTGTcaaattcatccatccaccacAAAATATCGTATACAGAGAAGTATTGTGATATGCCATTTaattcaaaatgtattttttaatcaaATACGTTTAAGACGCCCCTCATTAAAATAATACGcattttacttaagtaaaattATTTAGGCTGGATGGAAAATGGTTGACGATATGAAGACACAAAACATAACTTAGATATTTGATGACAACAGGCCTTAAAAGAGGCTTGTCATAAATACGTAGTTTGTGATGTATTATGTACTCGCCTTGCACTGCGCATTCGAAAAAAAAGCTTCAGTAAATAAATCTAAAAtaacgtaaaaaaaaatcttcgcGCAATAAAGGAGATGCGAACAGATGACGCGCGGAACAGGCTGCGTGCGGAGGGCGGGGCCTGGGGCTCTGTGACACGCTGACGGCTGCGCCGGACGCGCTGGGCGGCGGAAGTTGGTGAGCCCTCGGCCGGTGGTGGTGGTGCGGGAGCTCGGCTCTGACAAAGCGCTGGGCTCTTCATCTCTCTTTTCAGTTGTCAAGTGGACGCGAATAGCATAGAAGCTTCGGCCGACGGCTGTGGAAGCCGACCGGGTGCAAAATGGCGTGTGGCGGCTTTACGTGCTCGAAAAACGCCCTTTGTTCCCTGAATGTGGTTTACATGGTGAGTGATCGCCGGAGCCCCGTTAGCTGCCTCGGCCCGGTGTATGTGGGTCGTTCATCTGGGGCCGAGCCGGGGCATAAGCTGAGTACTGGCGCTTAGTCACACGGCGATGCCCGCTTAGCCTAGCCCGCTAGCAAGCTGCTTCGTACTGATTTTCTGAGGTAAACTTGAATGTATTTATATACGATGTTTTATCGTATGTTACAATATGTCGGCTTTATTTGGATGAGAAGTTGATCAGTGCAGTACCGTATACGCTCCATTAGCCTAATGTGGATAATCGCGACCACACTGCGTATGGTCTGGCGGGCGAGCCGCGTCACAGACATGCCGGCACTACTGGCCTGCTGGCGGCgcgttttattgtattttattgacTTTCTGTTGATCGTTGGTCGCCTTTTTTATTGGGCCGCGTGACTTCGAGGAAGCAGAAACGCGGAGGTGATGCGGGCAGCCAGGCCTCCGTCGGGCGCAGCGCTGTCTTCGTCTCTCTGCGTCTATTTAATGCGATTAATTAAGTCACACACAAAGCAAGATTGTACAGTGCTGCTGATTTATTGCTGCCTTATTTCTCCactattaaaaaaatgtgttcTTCCTGAAAATAGGACGCAGTCTTATTTGCCGCTGTCATATGAAAGCGATGGCAGCATGCATTTAGACGTGTTTAAATAGGTAATTAGAAAAGGAATTCCAGCAACTGTTTTCTTGCTAAGAGgctgtcagattttttttccttggtgGGTGCAATGTGCCGTTATGTTTATTTCAACGCTTTGATAAAGTTGTCCTCAGTTGACATTTGTCAGAGTATTTGGACAGCTGGGCTGGCCTAGTGTTATCGGTAGATCTGCTGCTGGTACTGTAACAGATAGTTATTGGGCAAGTACTGTGAAAAATAAGTCACATCAGATCATTTGGCTTCAGTTCTCCTGGAGTTTGGAAAGAACAAAGAAGAAACAGGTAATTTTTTAAAAGGATATTTAATGCGAGGCTTGTTTTGCATGAGGCTTTTAATCTTATGACTTGCCCAGCTCTCAGTAATAAATTATGGCTTTACATGAGGTTAACTGGTGGTAATGTGTGTGTAAACCTAGCGCCGAAATCTCAAGCCAAAGAGGTATCGTCGAAGGGGCAGCTACAGCATTCTTGGCTGAAGAACAAGTACTGGATGCTGTTATTAGTTTGGTTTGTTAGCTGCTAGCCACCATCACTAAAGTGACCAGTAATATAGACTGTTTTCCATTGCTAAGCAAAAGTAACTCCCACTAATATACTGCCTCTATATCCAGGTGTGATTAAATCTGTGGATTCGTTAAGGATGCTACATATGAACACATATGTGTGTTCAGTCAGTTTGGTAGTCATTTGCTTTTATAGAGGATGTGCTCAGTACAGCTGGTGCTCCAATTTTGGCTTCATTTATCAGAATGCTTGTTTTAAGGGGTATACCTTCTCAGGTATTTTATTTAAGAGATACACAGTGTACCTCTTATTCTGTCTCTTCCCTAAATAATATCTGTTATATTCATTGAAGATGTTCCTATTACAGTTTGCATGTGGACCGAGCTTGTTTAAATCATGGAGTGCGCAgtatttttgttgcattttgttAACCTGCCATCGATGGAAAATGAATCATGGCATTTTGAATGCTTGGAGCCTTGTTTTGCTTGGATacttttcatgtttttgtgtGCCTGAAATTTGTAAAAGATTGCCAAGGATAGGGTGCTCACAGGGATGCCTTCAGGGAAGTAAGGGCAGGCTGACTGTATTTGGTGTATGTGGCACTGTATCTATAAATAGACAAACGTCATTTAGTGTGACCAATCCGGAATATAAGTTAGAGGTTAATTTGATGCTtagctggaatgaaaatcagcacatCCTTTAGCCTGCAAGTTTAATTAGTGTAACGTACCAGTTTTACATAGACTGCGCCTCGGTCACTTCTCCAAATATCAGCCATGTCTAAATTAGCATAAGTGCTCTCTGTCTATCGGTGCATTAGATTTCCTTTTGCAGCCTTACAGTCATGTCACACAATGCTTCATTGCTAATTTTTAGTTTATGCATGTATTATTTTTGAGGTTATTCTTCCTTTTAAACAGAACACAGGTTCCAAATGCTGCtcttttttattactattattctTATTCATATTCATGATGTCTCTGAATTTTTGCTTCAGTAGATATTGCACTCTGCGTTTCATACCTGCCCTTCAGAGGATTCCCCCTgattataatttaaattatttatatcgTTGTTTATGCTCTCTGTTTAGCTAGTGGGGCTGCTGCTGATTGGGGTGGCAGCCTGGGCCAAAGGATTTGGCATTGTCTTCAGCATCCACATCATTGGCGGGGTGATCGCTGTGGGTGTTTTCCTGCTGCTCATCGCCATCGTTGGCCTCATTGGAGCCCTCAATCATCACCAAGTCATGCTCTTCTTTGTATCTTTTCTGGCCCCAGCTGTAGTGTAAGGTAGCAAGAGCTGCCTGGCTTCCAGTTTAGATTATGTGTTGTTTTATAACATTACCTGTCACCATGAGTTTACTGGTCTTTTAATCAaaatttgtttttgtgattAATATTAGAGACAATGGTAAAACAACACATTACTGCTACACTGCCGGTGACATTTCCTTGACTGCTTTGTCAGTATATGGTCATTCTCCTCTTAGTATTCCTTTTCCAGTTTGGAGTATCCTGTTCTTGCTTGGCGATGAACCGTTCACAACAAGTGAGTATGTGGTAATATGTTGGATTTCTTCTTTGTAAAAATGTCTTTCACATTCTTCTTCTCTGGGTCATAGTGTCCCCACACCCCCTTCACTCatctttttaatcatttttgcTGTCTGCCTTTCCCTCATCACCCATATCCTCATCCTTACTAATCGCCCACTTGCACCTCTGTCTCATACCTACAGGTGGCGCTCCTGAATGCCACCTGGAAGATGTTGCACAACGAAACAAAGGTTGAGCTGGAGATGAATCTGAACTGCTGCGGACTGCTGAACATCACAGCTGACTCTCAGCACTATCTGAGTGATGTTTCTTCCTGCCAAGCTGTAAGTAGCTCTACACTGAGACATGGGCTATTTTTCTGCATTAGTCATTAGGACTGGAAACCTCTAGCTGTGATTAAGAACATGGTTAATGAATCTAAACAAAAGGTTGTGTTagtctaatgtttttttttttgttttttggcaACGTCACAATCCAAAACTCTGACTGTGTCAAAACAGTTTTAATTGCATAGTGCTATAGTTGCATTCATTTGCCCCAAGACATTTAACAGGAATATGTGGCAGTACATCATTCATGAATGCTAAATTGTTAATGATACAGGAGAAATTGTATTTGAAATTTCACTAATAAATGAAAAttgaattttattaaaaatcctCTACCTCTCTAGAATCAAATGCTTACCCATGTGACTGAATATGTAGAAATATAGAAACTCCAACTTAAAGCAGGGGCGTGCAACCAGTGT
This genomic interval from Paramormyrops kingsleyae isolate MSU_618 chromosome 8, PKINGS_0.4, whole genome shotgun sequence contains the following:
- the LOC111854387 gene encoding tetraspanin-31 — translated: MACGGFTCSKNALCSLNVVYMLVGLLLIGVAAWAKGFGIVFSIHIIGGVIAVGVFLLLIAIVGLIGALNHHQVMLFFYMVILLLVFLFQFGVSCSCLAMNRSQQVALLNATWKMLHNETKVELEMNLNCCGLLNITADSQHYLSDVSSCQAQCRKNVCQTCGEKMLLHSAEALKILGGVGLFFSFTEILGVWLAARYRNQKDPRANPSAFL